Part of the Methanobacterium paludis genome is shown below.
GTCCTGTGAATCTGTCATCAGTTCATGAAGGTCATTCTTCAAGGCCTCGAAGTCGAGACTCTTGAATTCTTCTGCGTAGTTAAAATCCTCATCCATAGGATTGGATTTCGAGCAATTTTGGTGCAGAATGTCAAGATTCAGCCGGTCTGGCCACCAGTCAAGGGTTGTCGGTCCTTTACTAGCAGTTTGTTTATTATTTTTATCCATAACTTTCACTCTCTTTTTTTTATTTCTAATTCAACTATTCTAAAAATCTTACAATACTTTCGTAATCTGGTTGTAGTATTCGTTTGGTTTTCAGAGATTCGTATTTTTTGGCATAGACTTGTGGTCCGTAAAGGCCAAACCCAAACAAGACTGATAATACTCGCTCTGAACTCGTTAGAGATGATTTTGTTGATTGAGAGTTGTTTTTTTCCATAAATTTCCTCTTATTATATTCATTTTATGTTTATATGGCATTGGAAAATAATAAATTTACCGATTTAAATATTAGGCATTGAGCAAAATGGTTTAATTGGTTTACTTCTTTTTATTTAATTTATCAAAATAGGCTTCAAAAGTGTATCTCAAGTACATGGAACATGTCACAATAAGGAATTTAAGCCAGAAAAAACTGGAGATGAACTCCAGAAACTTCAAGAACAAATAAACGATGTCAAAGCAATGATTGAATCGGCAAAATCTGAAGGGAAATAGATTGAGGATTTTATCTTTTTTTGTAAGCTGAATTTGTTTATTCTATCTTCTTTTGAGATATTTTTTATATAATTAAATATTATAATTCTTTTAGGAAGTGTTAATTTGCAAGAGGGTTTTCTTAAAAAGTTCATTGAAGAAGAGAGATATCTACAAAATCCACCTTTAAAAACTAAAGATTTCATTGATTTTTGCAAAAAAAGAGGAGTAGAAACCGATGAACATGAATTAGAGTTTTTTGAGAATGAAGGATTATTGTATCCCATATTAAGGAGTGAAAATCCCAGAAATTCTTTGGGTAACCATATTTATATTCCAATTTCATTCCAAAACTTTGAAAAAGATTTGATACGGCAGTTATTTAAAGAAAATAAAATTATTGACCCATCAAAAGTTGGTTTTAAGCCATATTCTACTTTTAAAGATAAAGAACTTAAATTTGGCAATGAAAGAATAAGCAATTATTATTCTTCTTTTCAGATTTATTGGCTTGAAATTTTAAAGGAAAGTTATTCATTTAAGGTTGATTTGATAGGTGATAAAAAAGTAGTAAGATCGTATTTAACTCGTTTTCCATTACATGAACGAAAAATATCTGGTTTTTTCACTGTTAAAGATTTCAATAATTTCGGAAAAGAATTAGATAAAAAATCTAATAATGATTACAGTAAATTCCTTTTTGATATTGAAAAGAAAAAAGAAATACTTAAAAGTGATTATATACTTTTTGAAAAGATTTTGGAGTTTTTCCTCTCAATACAAGAGTATTATTATCCCTATGGAAGATCAGCTTCAAGAACAATTAGCATTAAACAAGATATTAATTTAAGTAGTGAGGGATGGTGGAATAAAAGACGAAATTTTGATCCAAAAAAAGAATTGAAAAATTTGAAGATTAATATTAAAGAGATATCCTATTTTTATTGGTTACTTTCTAAACATTCTAAGGATATTTTGGGTGTCAAAAGGGATGATTGGATTCAATTATGGAAAAATATCGCATTGAGTGAAAAAGATAAACTTGAAGGTAACATTAGGTTAGGAATCGAGTATTTACAATGGGCATTAATGCTAAAAAAGTTTATGGAAGACTATTGTAAAAGAGGAATTCTTGATATTGATGAAATAGGAAGTATTGCACCGGAGGATATTGTAAAAGTTGATCCATCTAATATGAATAGATGTGGTTTGGCATCTTTGAGAAATTCAAGAAATGAAGGGCTTACAGATCCTGTAACTGGAGAATCGTTCTATCTTAACAGGTACAAAAGGCTTTTTTATCTTGCAAATGATTTTGAATTGGATTACCAGCCAAGAATAATGGTTTTTGTTGAAGGAGAAACCGAAGAAGGAATATTTCCAAAAATTTTTGAATGTTATCATAATAAACCTGAAAATTTGGGCATAGAAATTGTTAATTTCAAAGGTGTGGACAAATTATTATCCACTTCTAAAAATGCGAAAAAATTAAGAAATGTGATAAAAAACATAGAAATAGAGGAAAAAAAACTTTTAATAAGTAAAAATCAAAAAAAGATTCTCAATAAATTAGTAAAAGAGTTAAAGAAAACTGATATCATTGTTTCAAATTGGACTTCATTTATAAATTATAACCTTGAAAAGTGGCAGATTATCCCATTTTTTGTGTCTGACAATGAAGGTAATGTGAAACACTTCTTAGATACAGAAGAACCAATACAATTTGAAGGAAAAAATTATAATGTTCCTGATGAATGGAAATATTTGTGGGGAGAAACTAATAAAAATGAGCCATATAAAGGAAATAATTTTGAATTAGCAAATTTTTCAGATGAAGAAATTGTATTAGCTATCAATCAGGTTCTTGATGGCCAGATAGATATTAATGAAGTTAAAAAAATTCGAGAACAAGAAGAGGGAATAAAAAAAATAGATGATAGGGTAACTGGTGAAACTAAAAGAAAAATTGTAAAATTTATGTTTGATAATTTATTCAAGCAATATGAAGAAACCGCGGATGAATCTATCTTAAAAAGACCCATATTTGAATTAGTTGATAAAATATTAGATTTAGCAATTTTAAACCATCTTCCAGTTGATAGAACAGTTGAATCACGTAATAAGGAAATAATTTTGGATATCTTAAATGGAAAGGAAGTTAAAAATTAAATAAATAATGTTAGAATATTTTCATCTTTTTTTAAAAGGAAATGGTCAAAAAAAATTATTTGCATCTCACTGAAATCCATTCCTGAATAATGTTGTTCATAAATCGTTTGATTTCCTCTTCAGACAGAATTTTATCTTTTGACTCGGTATAATGGCGTGAATTTTCACCTAAGCCATAATTTAAGGTTTGTGTAAGATTACTAAACTTTTTTCTAGAGATTGACTTAAATTGTTTTGGAATATTTTGTTTACTACCCAAATCTTTTCCAATTATCTCAATTATCTTATAATAATTAAAACTAAAATTAAATGAATCTACTTGACGAAAATAATTTATGACGTCTTTGATGTCCTTATTTTCATTTACACATTTAATATACTGATTAAGATCTTCTGAAGACTTTTGAGAATCATGAATAATTTCACCGGTTTCGTTGTTAGTAATAGTGATATGTGGTACGCCTACTTTTAATGTTGAAGTTATAGGAGGTACTGTTATTATCAACATACATTTAGTGCCATCTTTTTTAGTCTTTTCAATTGCTCCAACTTCTGCATTACAAGAATTGTCAATTTTTAAATTAATGAGAAATAGCATTTGTTTTAATTTTTCCTCCGCAAAAGGAAAAATCTCTTTTTCGTCAATCTTTTCAAATTCAGGACATTCTAAAAAATAATTGTCTTCTTCAAATTTAATATTTTCAAAATTTTTGTCAAGAATCTCAAGAGAAGTTTTATCTCCTTTAATCTGTACCTTAAACATGTTAAGTATCCACCTCTATTAGTAAGATAAATCCACTATTAAATAACTATTTAATACCTATTAATTTAACTATTAATGTAAAATTAATAAAAGTTGGTGAGGTTAAATGGCGAATTTTAAACTTTTAGCTGTTCAAATTGGTAACGAAATCAAATGGGATGTTCCACTTAAAGAAATAGATAGAATAGCTGAAGCTATTTTTGATTTTGAATATTTAAAGTTTCCAAATGAGAATAGCACTTCTCAACGGACCCATATTCCTCTTTTCTAACTTTAAACTAGAAAAAAGAGTTAAGCTTCATAAATTATTTTTGATTCTAATTAAAGTTTTTACGACAGAATTTAGATCATCTTTTTTATCATCTAAATCTTTTTTAGTAACTGTTAACACTAATGTATGTGCAGAAGAATTACCAGATAGTCTAAAAGCATCTATTTTTTTTATGAAAGTTTTATCTAAGGATGGAGCAATGAGTTTGAAATCATTTAATTTTTTATGAAAATTCTCAAGTAATGTTTTAAATCCATGGAATCTTCCTTCTTTTGGAATGTAGAAGAGATCTATATCTGAGCGATATTTCTTTCTTAGAATATCAACTATCAAATTTTCTAACATTTTTCTACTAAATATTAAAACTGCTACATACAATCCTAAAGAATAACTTTTATTAATTAAATCTCTCAAATCTCTGTAAAAATCATCAGGTACTTCTTCAATGTCTAAATATTTTGTTTTTGAAGGGATAACCATTTCAAAATCATTGTTTTCTAAAAATTCATTTAACCAAGGATATTTAGAAAAATCTTCTTCTTCAAGTTTTAAATCATCAAATAAATCCTTAATCATAAGCGTTGCAGCATCTTTATCATCCCTATAAGCATCTTTGATAACATTTATTATATTCCATGGATAATCAGGATCACCCCAACTTTGACTTCTTATTAATCGGGGATACTCCTCTAACAAATCATCAAAACCAAAAGTTTTTAATAAAAAAATCCAATCTATGCTGTTGTTATCTCTTTTTTCAACTATTTTTGCTACTTGTTTTATAAACATTGCTCCAGCATCTATCATTTTCACACCTTCTCAATTAGCTTTGAAAATAACTTAGATTTGTTTTCAGTAATCTTTCGTAGTTACCTCATATATTTCCTTGCAAAAGTTGCAATAAACAGTGGCCACATGAAAGCCCCTATAATAGCTTCAATAATAATATAAAATCCATAATTTACAGCACTTGGACTCACTAAGCCATATGCTGGAATAATTAAAGTTAAAAAACTTAATTTTAAGGCCATTTGTAAATTTAGGTAGTCTATAGAATTTTCCAAGAATATTCCGTTAATTTGCCAAAAGATTAATGAAAAAACGATAAAAATACCAAAAAAAGTGATAACTATCCTTAGAGGATAAACCCCATATCCAAAGAATTTTTGAAGTATCCATTCCGGTTTCTTTATATAAACCGGTTTTTGAAGTCTTTTGGCTTCCATTTCACGGTAAAAATAATTATCTGCTTCTTCTTTATCCCCTAAACTTTCAGCACAATTTTTAGCTACTCTAAAAGTTTCTTCTTGGGATTCTGGAATTTTAAAATTTACGTTTTTACAATCTAATTTTCCTTTTATTTTAGAAGTATGAAAATTAGTTTTTCCTTCAATTTTCACATCATTAATAACAATATCTATTAATTCAGACCCAGAGAACCAAATATTTCCATTTATTTCAGTCTCATTTAATAGTACGTTATTAGCTGTTAACCAATCCAAATATAATGTGCCACAAATATCAACAAAATTAAATTCTAAATCACCATAAGGTTTACGGCCTAAAAAAACATCGCCAACAATTTTTATTTTGTTTTTTAATTCTTTATTTCCCTTAAAACAAATACTATGTACATTCTTCATTCCAAAAAAAAGGACTGAGCCTCCAATATATCCTTTTTCTTCGAAACGGAAGAATTCATATTCCATTTTTTCACATTCCAAGTCTTCATGAATCTTTACATCTTTTAAAGAAACAAAAAATGCGTTTGCATCCTTAAATGACAAATTTTTCCTTATAGTTACTCCTTTTAAATAAGTGAACCTATTTAGTGTGGCATTATCAAATATAACATCATATGATACATCGACTTTTTCAAGGTAAACATTCCTAATTATTTTTGCTTTACGAAAATTAATTTCAGATGCTTTTAAGTCTTCAAGTTTAATTTTATATAATATTGCGCCCTCAAAATTAAAGTCTTTATTTTTTATTTTTTCTTGAACTTTTTTCTCTTTTAATGAGTTAATCCTTTTAAATTCGGCACTATTTTCATTTTCTGGTAATTCTAAATGTAGAATGCAATAATCAGAATCCTCAAAAACTTCTTCGTTACATCCTTCATAACTACATTCTACCATTAGTACCCCTTCATCAATTATTCTCTTAAACTCCTATTTGTTGATTGAAAATAAAAGCTTTCCTTCTCAATGAGAGAAAATTAATAATGTTTGTCTCTTTAATCTGTTTGAATATTTTAAAATTAAGTTTTTATATTACTCTTTACTAACATATTTTTATGGAAAAGAACAGTCTTGTACTTGAGGAATGTATAAGAACCTATGATCGTGAAATATCAAGAAAAACGTCATTGGAATCAAAAGCATCATCTCTTTTAAGCACAAATGCTTTGGTAGTAAGCATATTAAATGCTTTTACGGCTTTTATTGTTGCAGGAATAGTTACTTTTAATAATTTGGGGATATTAATTATTTTAAATATAATAGCCACAATCATCATTGGTATCTCTATATATTGGTCTTTAGATGTTTTGAAAATAAAAAAGCATTTTATTCCTTTTGATATCAAAAATCCTAACTTAATAATGGAAAAACTTAATAAAAAACAGGATGATCTAACAAATGACTTAATAGATCGATATTTATCTATTATTCCCCAAATACATAACTTCAATGACATTAAAGTGATTTCACTTGAATCCTCGAGAACATTTTTAATTTATGGTATTTTTATTTCGTTTATTGGTTTGATAATAACATTATTTGTAAACGGGGGCTTATAATTGGAAAAAATATTTGAAAAACCCAAGGTATGTGATGAGTGCAATGAAGAATTAGGACGCTTTTTTTTAATCTGCAAAACTTGTAGAAAATATATTTGTTATGATTGCTTTTCAAGTCATAAAATGGAACATGATTATTTACCTTGTAGAACTTTAGATGAAGAAAATAAAGCAAGTGTTTTAGATGTAGGTCATGCAGGTTATGGTCCAGATATGGGTGATCAATGGCCTTCTATTGATATTGATACTTTTAATTCAAGTTATCATCCTAAATGTGCACATGCAATAGATTATTTTGAAAAAAATAATATAACATTTTTTTGTCATGAATGTAAAAAATGGCTTTGTTTAGAATGCCTAAATGATCATTTAGCTCATGGTTTAATGCTCCATGTAGGTTTCAACAATGCTAATGAATTACGTGAAATAGATCCTAATTTGTATAACTCTGAAAATCAACTGTTATTAGTGACAAAGGCATTTGAAACAGATAATAATAAGATTAAGGTGGAATTTGAAATTACCAATCCTAATAATGTATCTTTATATGATTTACGGTTAATGTGTACTTGGGATGGGCTTGAAGAAAGAGATAACGTTGAAAAAATTGATAATAAATATTTTCTTTGCAAAACTTTGACAGAACTTGAAGTGATACCTCCTGAAAAAACTATGAAAGGTTTTTATGAAATTCCTGATGGTGTAAATCTTCATTTATCTTCAATTATTACACTTGTTCGGTTTAAAGATGTTTTTTTGGGGAAAGGAAGAGTTTTAAAAGAATCTTTAATTAATAACTCTAAATAATTCTATAAATTTTATTAGAGGAACTAAGATGGATAATAAAGAAATTAGAATGAAAATTTTAGAGGTATTGTATGATCAAGAAATGGAAAAATCCCGACCAATGCCTCATGGTATTTTAAAGAAAGAGTTAGCTATTGAATCTAATAAAGTGGATCTTAATGTCAAGTATTTAGAAAGAAAAGGTTATATTGACCTTATAACAGCCATGAATTACTATGCAGCAAACATTACAGCGACAGGAATTGATTATATTGAAAATAATGAAGAAGTTCCTAAACAAAACATAACTCATGTGAATGTCAATGGAAATGTAGAAAACTTAGCTTTGGGAGATATAAACACTTATAACACTTCAATTTATTTAAATGCATTAATAAAGGCTATTGAAAAAGCAGAAGAGATTTCTCCTGAAGAAAAGAAAAATTTGATTGATAAAATTAAAGATGTTGCCAAAAATCCTTATGTTTCAAGTATAAGCTCAAGTCTTATTGTAGAATCTATAAAAGTACTTTTAACAAGTTTTAAACCATTTTAACTATTTTTTTCCTTTTAGCTTTGTTGATCCAAAACATTTATACGATACGTATTTATTTACCTTTCGATAAGGACGAAGTCATGCGATTTAAGTTTCAAAATTCCTTTGCAAGGATGATCTGCACTCACCGAGTTTGACTTAACCTGTAAAAACACAACTCTCTAAAATGTAAATGAAAGGGAATTGAACACCAAAACATTTATACGATATGTATTTACTTACCTTTCGATAAGGGAGAAGTCTTGAGATTTAAGTTTCAAAATTCTTTCGCAAGGATGATCGGTACTCACCGAGTTTGACGTAACCTGTAAGAACACAGATTTAAAAAAATGTAATGAAAGTGATTAAAAGAACTGAAAAATATGTTCAAAAAGAAACTTTTATAAATAATCATGATAAATAAATGATCATAATTATAAATAATCTAAAATTATTATTAAAGGTGGTTTTAATGCTCACATCAGTCCAGAAAGAAATACTTCAAAGCCTCATAAGTTTGTACCGGAAATCTAACTTCAAATCGATTAAGGGAGAAGAAATAGCTGAGGTCATGAGCCGTAATCCCGGCACAATAAGAAATCAAATGCAATCTCTCAGGAGTTTGGGTCTTGTAAAAGGAGTTCCAGGTCCAAGAGGAGGCTATAAGCCCACAGTAAAAGCGTATCACACGCTTAACATTCAGGATTCAGATAATGACAGTATGGTCCCAATATTCAGGGATGGTGAAAAAGTTAAAGACATCACTGTTTCTAAAATAGAGTTCACAAGCATAGCACACCCCGGTGAATGTGAAGCTGCTGTGAAAGCTGTTGGA
Proteins encoded:
- a CDS encoding TOPRIM nucleotidyl transferase/hydrolase domain-containing protein, encoding MQEGFLKKFIEEERYLQNPPLKTKDFIDFCKKRGVETDEHELEFFENEGLLYPILRSENPRNSLGNHIYIPISFQNFEKDLIRQLFKENKIIDPSKVGFKPYSTFKDKELKFGNERISNYYSSFQIYWLEILKESYSFKVDLIGDKKVVRSYLTRFPLHERKISGFFTVKDFNNFGKELDKKSNNDYSKFLFDIEKKKEILKSDYILFEKILEFFLSIQEYYYPYGRSASRTISIKQDINLSSEGWWNKRRNFDPKKELKNLKINIKEISYFYWLLSKHSKDILGVKRDDWIQLWKNIALSEKDKLEGNIRLGIEYLQWALMLKKFMEDYCKRGILDIDEIGSIAPEDIVKVDPSNMNRCGLASLRNSRNEGLTDPVTGESFYLNRYKRLFYLANDFELDYQPRIMVFVEGETEEGIFPKIFECYHNKPENLGIEIVNFKGVDKLLSTSKNAKKLRNVIKNIEIEEKKLLISKNQKKILNKLVKELKKTDIIVSNWTSFINYNLEKWQIIPFFVSDNEGNVKHFLDTEEPIQFEGKNYNVPDEWKYLWGETNKNEPYKGNNFELANFSDEEIVLAINQVLDGQIDINEVKKIREQEEGIKKIDDRVTGETKRKIVKFMFDNLFKQYEETADESILKRPIFELVDKILDLAILNHLPVDRTVESRNKEIILDILNGKEVKN
- a CDS encoding B-box zinc finger protein — protein: MEKIFEKPKVCDECNEELGRFFLICKTCRKYICYDCFSSHKMEHDYLPCRTLDEENKASVLDVGHAGYGPDMGDQWPSIDIDTFNSSYHPKCAHAIDYFEKNNITFFCHECKKWLCLECLNDHLAHGLMLHVGFNNANELREIDPNLYNSENQLLLVTKAFETDNNKIKVEFEITNPNNVSLYDLRLMCTWDGLEERDNVEKIDNKYFLCKTLTELEVIPPEKTMKGFYEIPDGVNLHLSSIITLVRFKDVFLGKGRVLKESLINNSK